A stretch of Corallococcus silvisoli DNA encodes these proteins:
- a CDS encoding aspartate:alanine exchanger family transporter — MRVITRHTALLVGAVAVGLAVVAFAQGAPAPAAPPRPHGPFGVLLAALGKQPFILLFLVIAGGYALGKVQVKGVGLGATAATLLLGMVVSLWAYQAFHITYAIPEFTSTVFFNLFIFAIGMKVGPQFIGGIQREGRHLLVLALLVPLLSSLLVYLSRFVFHLQPGLVAGILSGANTATPGFGAAQSALASGAVKLTGGATLEQARANLTTSYALLYSVSMVLFTVMAKVLPGMFGRDAVADAKAMEKELAGEQQDPLPGTAESFLRGNAPLHVRVFRVESPEVEGRSLQQLSPLAPRAGIERVLHAGRVYLPEDGLVLHRGDEVAVAGPVGLLLAGPERIGPEVDSRLGDVHVETMEIVAHKADLVGHSLGELAREEGHGLYLNALFRGGDELPIGRDVVIRRGDVLRVTGSRRRLDAIQKRVGRVVRPSLVTDIITLALGLSLGALLGAITVPVGGVKFSLGSAVGLLIVSIGLSILRTHNPALGGPFPEAARELLEDLGLNVFIAILGINAGAGVASAVAGGTLTPILVVGLVAALVPPIVAWAVGQYVMKMNTAVLMGAVAGARCNSAGMRASQEATHSIIPAIGYPVTFAVSNLLLTLICYLFALMG; from the coding sequence ATGCGAGTCATCACACGCCACACCGCGCTGCTGGTGGGGGCGGTGGCCGTGGGGCTGGCGGTCGTCGCCTTCGCCCAGGGGGCTCCGGCCCCGGCCGCGCCCCCCCGGCCGCATGGCCCGTTCGGGGTGCTGCTCGCGGCGCTGGGCAAGCAGCCCTTCATCCTGCTGTTCCTGGTCATCGCGGGGGGCTACGCGCTGGGCAAGGTGCAGGTGAAGGGCGTGGGCCTGGGCGCCACCGCGGCCACGCTGCTGCTGGGGATGGTGGTGAGCCTCTGGGCCTATCAGGCCTTCCACATCACCTATGCCATCCCGGAGTTCACCAGCACGGTGTTCTTCAACCTCTTCATCTTCGCCATCGGGATGAAGGTGGGGCCGCAGTTCATTGGCGGCATCCAGCGCGAGGGGCGCCACCTGCTGGTGCTGGCGCTGCTGGTGCCGCTGCTGTCGTCGCTGCTGGTGTACCTGTCCCGGTTCGTCTTCCACCTCCAGCCGGGGCTCGTGGCCGGCATCCTCTCCGGCGCGAACACCGCGACGCCGGGCTTCGGCGCGGCGCAGTCCGCCCTGGCCAGCGGCGCGGTGAAGCTCACCGGTGGCGCGACGCTGGAGCAGGCGCGAGCGAACCTGACGACGTCCTACGCGCTGCTCTACTCCGTCAGCATGGTGCTCTTCACCGTGATGGCCAAGGTGCTGCCCGGGATGTTCGGCCGGGACGCGGTGGCGGACGCGAAGGCGATGGAGAAGGAGCTGGCCGGAGAGCAGCAGGACCCGCTGCCGGGCACCGCCGAGTCCTTCCTCCGGGGCAACGCGCCGCTGCACGTGCGCGTGTTCCGCGTGGAGAGCCCGGAGGTGGAGGGGCGCTCGCTCCAGCAGCTGAGTCCGCTGGCCCCGCGCGCCGGCATCGAGCGGGTGCTGCACGCGGGCCGCGTCTACCTGCCCGAGGACGGCCTGGTGCTGCACCGGGGGGACGAGGTCGCCGTGGCCGGCCCGGTGGGGCTGCTCCTCGCCGGGCCCGAGCGCATCGGGCCGGAGGTGGATTCGCGGCTGGGGGACGTGCACGTCGAGACGATGGAGATCGTCGCCCACAAGGCGGACCTCGTGGGGCACTCGCTGGGGGAGCTGGCCCGCGAGGAGGGCCACGGCCTGTACCTCAACGCGCTCTTTCGCGGCGGCGACGAGCTGCCCATTGGCCGTGACGTGGTCATCCGCCGGGGTGACGTGCTGCGCGTGACGGGCAGCCGCCGGCGCCTGGACGCCATCCAGAAGCGCGTGGGGCGCGTGGTGCGGCCCAGCCTGGTGACGGACATCATCACCCTGGCGCTGGGGTTGTCGTTGGGCGCGTTGCTGGGCGCCATCACCGTGCCCGTGGGCGGGGTGAAGTTCAGCCTGGGCTCCGCGGTGGGCCTGCTCATCGTGAGCATCGGCTTGAGCATCCTGCGCACCCACAACCCGGCGCTGGGCGGCCCGTTCCCGGAGGCGGCGCGCGAGCTGCTGGAGGACCTGGGCCTCAACGTCTTCATCGCCATCCTGGGCATCAACGCGGGCGCGGGCGTGGCGAGCGCCGTCGCGGGGGGGACGCTGACGCCCATCCTCGTCGTGGGCCTCGTCGCGGCGCTGGTGCCGCCCATCGTCGCGTGGGCGGTGGGCCAGTACGTGATGAAGATGAACACCGCCGTGCTGATGGGCGCCGTCGCGGGCGCGCGGTGCAACAGCGCCGGCATGCGGGCGTCGCAGGAGGCCACCCACAGCATCATCCCGGCCATCGGCTATCCGGTGACGTTCGCGGTGTCGAACCTGCTGCTCACGCTCATCTGCTACCTCTTCGCGCTGATGGGCTGA
- a CDS encoding glutamate decarboxylase, which translates to MPLHGKDEVRARINDDVYASPDLSVPMPKFRIPDDEHSAEHAYAVVHDELLLDGNSRQNLATFCQTWSEPQVHRLMDECLDKNMIDKDEYPQTAEIETRCVNMLADLWHAPDASDTLGTSTTGSSEAAMLGGLALKWRWRKRREAEGKPTDKPNLICGPVQICWHKFARYFDVELRQVPLAPGRMTLTPEEVLKACDENTIGVVPTLGITFNLVYEPVKAIADALDDLQRRTGLDIPIHVDAASGGFIAPFIHKDVVWDFRLERVKSINASGHKFGLTPLGCGWVVWRDRSDLPEELVFRVDYLGGDMPTFALNFSRPGGQIVIQYYNFLRLGKEGYRRVQQSCSDTANFMSLAIEQIGLFDILYDGRGGVPGVCWKLKDGVKPGFTLYDLADRMRERGWQVPAYPMPANLQDLVVQRVLVRHGVSRDLATLLVHDLVACIEHFRRHPVSTPMTKEEASGYHH; encoded by the coding sequence ATGCCACTGCATGGGAAGGACGAAGTCCGCGCACGCATCAACGACGACGTCTACGCGTCACCCGACCTGTCCGTCCCGATGCCCAAGTTCCGCATCCCGGATGACGAGCACAGCGCGGAGCACGCCTACGCGGTGGTGCATGACGAGCTGCTGCTGGACGGCAACTCGCGGCAGAACCTGGCCACCTTCTGCCAGACGTGGTCCGAGCCCCAGGTGCACCGGCTGATGGACGAGTGCCTGGACAAGAACATGATCGACAAGGACGAGTACCCGCAGACCGCGGAGATTGAAACGCGCTGCGTGAACATGCTCGCCGACCTCTGGCACGCGCCCGACGCGAGCGACACCCTGGGCACCTCCACCACCGGCTCCAGCGAGGCGGCCATGCTGGGCGGCCTGGCCCTCAAGTGGCGCTGGCGCAAGCGCCGCGAGGCCGAAGGCAAGCCCACGGACAAGCCCAACCTCATCTGCGGCCCGGTGCAGATCTGCTGGCACAAGTTCGCGCGCTACTTCGACGTGGAGCTGCGGCAGGTGCCGCTCGCCCCCGGCCGGATGACGCTGACGCCGGAGGAGGTGCTCAAGGCCTGCGACGAGAACACCATCGGCGTCGTGCCCACGCTGGGCATCACCTTCAACCTCGTCTACGAGCCGGTGAAGGCCATCGCCGACGCGCTGGACGACCTCCAGCGCCGCACGGGGCTGGACATCCCCATCCACGTGGACGCGGCGAGCGGAGGCTTCATCGCGCCCTTCATCCACAAGGACGTGGTGTGGGACTTCCGCCTGGAGCGGGTGAAGTCCATCAACGCCTCCGGCCACAAGTTCGGCCTGACGCCGCTGGGCTGCGGCTGGGTGGTGTGGCGCGACCGGAGCGACCTGCCGGAGGAGCTGGTGTTCCGCGTGGACTACCTGGGCGGGGACATGCCGACGTTCGCGCTGAACTTCTCCCGGCCGGGCGGGCAGATCGTCATCCAGTACTACAACTTCCTGAGGCTGGGGAAGGAAGGCTACCGGCGCGTCCAGCAGTCCTGTTCGGACACGGCGAACTTCATGTCGCTGGCCATCGAACAGATTGGCCTCTTCGACATCCTCTACGACGGCCGGGGCGGCGTGCCCGGCGTGTGCTGGAAGCTGAAGGATGGCGTCAAGCCGGGCTTCACGCTCTATGACCTGGCGGACCGGATGCGCGAGCGCGGCTGGCAGGTGCCCGCCTATCCCATGCCCGCCAACCTCCAGGACCTGGTGGTGCAGCGCGTGCTGGTGCGCCACGGCGTGAGCCGGGACCTGGCCACGCTGCTGGTGCACGACCTGGTCGCCTGCATCGAGCACTTCCGCCGCCACCCGGTGAGCACGCCCATGACGAAGGAAGAGGCCTCCGGCTACCACCACTGA
- the glsA gene encoding glutaminase A — protein MSKATGCGMRRAVIALACAVGLLGAPGAGFAQNGAPAQARKTPRAATDADVSSAEAKDALRRAHARYQGVKSGKNADYIPSLAKVDPNLFGIVLVTVDGRVFSVGDAEHPFAIESVSKPFTLARVLQDVGADTVEKKIGTNATGEPFNSIIAIEQNHEAKRPPAGNPLVNAGAITAVSMVPAQDADARWTRIEDTLNAFAGRELDVNEPVYHSESATNTRNRAISWLLKSYDALPGDPMEALDVYTRQCSVNVTAKDLAIMGATLANGGTNPVTGKRVVDSDNAQKVLSLMLTTGLYENSGDWSFTAGLPAKSGVGGGIVAVVPGRFAVATFSPPLDKAGNSVRGQKAVESIITELGGDLFSASGPKQAAPSGAGVSGSR, from the coding sequence ATGTCGAAGGCCACGGGGTGCGGGATGCGGCGGGCGGTGATTGCGCTCGCTTGTGCGGTGGGGCTGCTGGGGGCGCCGGGTGCGGGGTTCGCCCAGAACGGGGCGCCCGCGCAGGCGCGGAAGACCCCGCGGGCGGCAACGGACGCGGACGTGTCCTCCGCGGAGGCGAAGGACGCGCTGCGACGGGCCCATGCCCGCTACCAGGGCGTGAAGAGCGGCAAGAACGCGGACTACATCCCGTCGCTGGCGAAGGTGGACCCCAACCTCTTCGGCATCGTGCTGGTGACGGTGGACGGGCGCGTCTTCTCCGTGGGGGACGCCGAGCACCCCTTCGCCATCGAGTCCGTGTCCAAGCCCTTCACCCTGGCGCGCGTCCTCCAGGACGTGGGGGCGGACACGGTGGAGAAGAAGATTGGCACCAACGCCACGGGCGAACCCTTCAACTCCATCATCGCGATTGAGCAGAACCACGAGGCGAAGCGCCCGCCCGCGGGCAACCCGCTGGTGAACGCGGGCGCCATCACCGCGGTGAGCATGGTGCCGGCCCAGGACGCGGACGCGCGCTGGACGCGCATCGAGGACACGCTCAACGCCTTCGCGGGGCGCGAGCTGGACGTGAACGAGCCCGTCTACCACTCCGAGTCCGCCACCAACACGCGCAACCGCGCCATCTCCTGGCTGCTCAAGTCCTACGACGCGCTGCCCGGCGACCCCATGGAGGCGCTGGACGTCTACACGCGCCAGTGCTCGGTGAACGTCACCGCGAAGGACCTGGCCATCATGGGGGCCACGCTGGCCAACGGCGGGACGAACCCCGTCACCGGCAAGCGCGTGGTGGACTCCGACAACGCGCAGAAGGTGCTGTCGCTGATGCTCACCACCGGCCTCTATGAGAACTCCGGGGACTGGTCCTTCACCGCGGGCCTCCCCGCGAAGAGCGGCGTGGGCGGCGGCATCGTGGCGGTGGTGCCCGGCCGCTTCGCGGTGGCGACGTTCTCCCCGCCGCTGGACAAGGCGGGCAACAGCGTGCGCGGCCAGAAGGCGGTGGAGTCCATCATCACGGAGCTGGGCGGGGACCTCTTCTCCGCGTCTGGCCCGAAGCAGGCGGCCCCCTCCGGCGCGGGAGTGTCCGGCTCGCGATAG
- a CDS encoding porin family protein, producing the protein MGKRQRWGWLGLLGVLAAMGAGAAEEAEGDDKPPKVETPPKDKGFAVESEDGRYKLGAGLQSAYKLEPVWENGHAQSRTAFPFLRPRLYGNVFRPWVQFWTSLELASAGAPYLLDSYVDLQPWKVLGVRAGQQYTPISRHESLGPQQILFPEFAPVANYFWTGRDKGLTFMGTAKALEYYAGIYGGSPLRSITSDPGRWVSNARLTVNPMGPMGYGELPYIMSDEKGAPFRVSFTVQGAGGKVDRVEENFNVETGGFEITDEGLRKFVTGGVDFMLQAQRFTFYAEGWIERVHPERPSGPNFTSVGAWAQADYVFYKKVLDAGVRLSWLDVSHELPDDSLYVLEAQLAWFVDAPFLAFKLRYQFAHQRSPDPELLGAVKLAHDPGTSNLVTLQLNLAF; encoded by the coding sequence ATGGGCAAGCGGCAGCGGTGGGGCTGGCTGGGGCTTCTGGGGGTGCTCGCCGCGATGGGCGCGGGCGCCGCGGAGGAGGCCGAGGGCGACGACAAGCCTCCGAAGGTGGAGACGCCCCCGAAGGACAAGGGCTTCGCCGTCGAGTCGGAGGACGGCCGCTACAAGCTGGGGGCGGGGTTGCAGAGCGCCTACAAGCTGGAGCCCGTCTGGGAGAACGGCCACGCGCAGTCCCGCACGGCGTTCCCGTTCCTGCGCCCGCGCCTCTACGGCAACGTGTTCCGGCCGTGGGTCCAGTTCTGGACGTCGCTGGAGCTGGCGTCGGCGGGGGCGCCCTACCTGCTGGACTCCTACGTGGACCTGCAGCCGTGGAAGGTCCTGGGCGTGCGCGCGGGACAGCAATACACGCCCATCAGCCGGCATGAGTCGCTGGGGCCGCAGCAGATCCTCTTCCCGGAGTTCGCGCCGGTCGCGAACTACTTCTGGACCGGCCGCGACAAGGGCCTGACGTTCATGGGGACCGCGAAGGCGCTGGAGTACTACGCGGGCATCTATGGCGGCTCGCCGCTGCGCTCCATCACGTCGGACCCGGGACGCTGGGTGTCCAACGCGCGGCTCACGGTGAACCCCATGGGCCCCATGGGCTACGGCGAGCTGCCGTACATCATGTCGGATGAGAAGGGCGCGCCGTTCCGCGTGTCCTTCACGGTGCAGGGCGCGGGCGGCAAGGTGGACCGCGTCGAGGAGAACTTCAACGTGGAGACGGGCGGCTTCGAGATCACCGACGAGGGCCTGCGCAAGTTCGTCACCGGCGGCGTGGACTTCATGCTCCAGGCCCAGCGCTTCACCTTCTACGCGGAGGGGTGGATCGAGCGCGTCCACCCGGAGCGGCCCTCCGGCCCGAACTTCACCAGCGTGGGCGCGTGGGCGCAGGCGGACTACGTCTTCTACAAGAAGGTGCTGGACGCGGGCGTGCGGCTGTCCTGGCTGGACGTGAGCCACGAGCTGCCCGACGACTCGCTGTATGTCCTGGAGGCGCAGCTCGCGTGGTTCGTGGACGCGCCCTTCCTGGCCTTCAAGCTGCGCTACCAGTTCGCGCACCAGCGCTCGCCGGACCCGGAGCTGCTGGGCGCGGTGAAGCTGGCCCACGACCCGGGCACCTCCAACCTGGTGACGCTCCAGCTCAACCTGGCGTTCTGA
- a CDS encoding OTU domain-containing protein: MPYIIIGFRRLEQQNYVEYITPGDGDCLFHSLSFLLHRAGRDLDPLVLRQRVRDFLEGLYRDRTPALNDYRAGMLNDIQVKLMSGVYYRGASSIRGYADAIAEGAGGGKHQAVWGDDTCIQVLCEVFNLRVVVHSDTGNSIFSPTPCVATVLAPGVTTPPLLLELSNYDLRHFNALRQEAPDFRPEGLPSATPAKTPWGFKKGGSSPKARHLDKDALRSFVTSQKEIRVFIPDSSGSGHQSTTVQVIQELIDLGATLLRVIYAPGDEEENAGRDELTWVKLVRLIPGLPEQPAAMHRLGKATLLFHSLDAFENLPMAEVPLGVTGGWDDPQNPTESLKVQWFLTLQPLQWSGVTDRSVAPNILYGAGKDTDVLLEGGSEYGPSFVDRGLHVDTRPYLTPRWADLPPKQFPPGVRDCMAFIEELRKADRISLMPVYFSAGRPVAEASDILFNLVAGLSTLRVSGAPLKPVVIPVLAPLPAEDYLALRLRLAPDPQPQAVAVQTGRSAFSTVSRLDELFPSRHVYLGGTRLFEAFRDVGLAGNLPEFLVRGGFHPSRIPPILILPFGRIPSLAFGRLMVLADLPSVFEGAGTMNLALNLGKPYLRLMSQEDIGKNFYPLPGQDAAAWSRHCNNAASSLSESAAYWELLLSQSRARSGPLPVLSDRILANFFTELANPHSDTRRGFALQATFYGNPDNAKLRMGLRRVIQAHGEPPSKK; the protein is encoded by the coding sequence ATGCCTTACATCATCATCGGCTTCCGGCGGCTGGAGCAGCAGAACTACGTCGAATACATCACCCCGGGCGACGGCGACTGCCTCTTCCACAGCCTGTCCTTCCTGCTCCACCGGGCGGGCCGCGACCTGGATCCCCTGGTGCTGCGCCAGCGGGTCCGCGACTTCCTCGAGGGGCTCTACCGGGACCGGACCCCGGCGCTGAACGACTACCGCGCCGGCATGCTCAATGACATCCAGGTCAAGCTGATGTCCGGGGTCTACTACCGGGGCGCCAGCTCCATTCGGGGCTACGCCGATGCCATCGCGGAGGGGGCCGGCGGCGGGAAGCACCAGGCGGTCTGGGGCGATGACACCTGCATCCAGGTGCTCTGCGAGGTGTTCAACCTCCGCGTCGTCGTGCACTCCGACACGGGCAACAGCATCTTCAGCCCCACGCCCTGCGTCGCGACGGTGCTGGCGCCCGGCGTCACCACGCCCCCGCTCCTGCTGGAGCTGTCGAACTACGACCTGCGGCACTTCAATGCCTTGCGGCAGGAGGCCCCGGACTTCCGCCCCGAGGGCCTGCCGTCGGCCACTCCGGCGAAGACCCCCTGGGGGTTCAAGAAGGGCGGCTCCAGCCCCAAGGCCCGGCACCTGGACAAGGACGCCCTCCGGAGCTTCGTCACCAGCCAGAAGGAGATCCGCGTCTTCATCCCGGACAGCAGCGGCTCCGGGCACCAGTCCACGACCGTGCAGGTCATCCAGGAGCTCATCGACCTGGGCGCCACCCTCCTGCGCGTCATCTACGCGCCGGGCGACGAAGAGGAGAACGCCGGCCGGGATGAGCTCACGTGGGTGAAGCTCGTCCGGCTCATTCCCGGGCTGCCGGAGCAGCCGGCCGCCATGCACCGCCTGGGCAAGGCCACGCTCCTCTTCCATTCGCTCGACGCGTTCGAGAACCTGCCCATGGCCGAGGTGCCCCTGGGCGTCACGGGCGGGTGGGATGATCCCCAGAACCCCACCGAGAGCCTGAAGGTCCAGTGGTTCCTCACCCTGCAGCCCCTGCAATGGAGCGGCGTGACCGACCGCTCCGTGGCGCCGAACATCCTCTATGGCGCCGGCAAGGACACCGACGTCCTGCTGGAGGGGGGCTCCGAGTACGGCCCCTCCTTCGTGGACCGGGGCCTCCACGTCGACACCCGCCCGTACCTCACGCCGCGCTGGGCGGACCTTCCCCCGAAGCAGTTTCCCCCCGGCGTCCGGGACTGCATGGCGTTCATCGAGGAGCTGCGCAAGGCGGACCGCATCTCCCTGATGCCTGTCTATTTCTCCGCGGGGCGCCCCGTCGCGGAGGCCTCGGACATCCTGTTCAACCTGGTGGCGGGGCTCAGCACCCTGCGCGTCTCTGGCGCGCCGCTGAAGCCCGTCGTGATCCCCGTCCTCGCGCCGCTCCCAGCGGAGGACTACCTGGCCCTGCGGCTCCGGCTGGCGCCAGACCCCCAGCCCCAGGCCGTCGCGGTGCAGACGGGACGCTCGGCCTTCTCGACCGTCAGCCGGCTCGATGAGCTGTTCCCCTCCCGCCATGTGTACCTGGGGGGCACCCGGCTGTTCGAGGCGTTCCGCGACGTGGGCCTCGCGGGGAACCTGCCGGAGTTCCTGGTCCGGGGAGGTTTCCACCCGAGCCGCATCCCGCCCATCCTCATCCTGCCGTTCGGACGGATCCCGTCGCTCGCCTTCGGGCGCCTCATGGTCCTCGCGGATCTCCCCAGCGTCTTCGAAGGCGCGGGGACGATGAACCTCGCCCTCAACCTGGGGAAGCCCTACCTGCGGCTGATGAGCCAGGAGGACATCGGCAAGAACTTCTACCCCCTCCCGGGGCAGGACGCCGCCGCCTGGTCCAGGCACTGCAACAACGCCGCCTCCAGCCTGTCGGAGTCCGCCGCCTACTGGGAGCTGCTGCTCTCACAGAGCCGGGCCCGGTCCGGTCCGTTGCCCGTCCTGTCGGACCGCATCCTCGCGAACTTCTTCACCGAGCTGGCCAACCCCCACTCGGACACCCGCAGGGGCTTCGCGCTCCAGGCGACGTTCTACGGCAACCCCGACAACGCCAAGCTGAGGATGGGCCTGCGCCGCGTCATCCAGGCGCACGGCGAACCGCCCTCCAAGAAGTAG
- a CDS encoding DUF5953 family protein has product MTTQSTLGIIVYAPALLAADGRTLAVVHGMEQAFPGLRLDWTVSDEGRPIALPQRDSWLSEGARDGGFPLLCNGDESFPVMIYGLRTPARQAPGGQSLLDVHAELPLNEAVIAVAVDVLGGVAEGARAFWGHATPSSAGVELARQTRDPVHKPGTPPRGLPALSLPEKIRSPEIPHRLGWLNFWSAATAQALRFPDPTRDAELLTRSRRTATGGWVVQLTDTPLDLDNPAHLDALKRAYERFPEIGGRAAPRP; this is encoded by the coding sequence ATGACCACACAGAGCACCCTTGGCATTATTGTCTACGCGCCAGCGCTGCTTGCCGCGGATGGTCGCACTCTCGCTGTCGTCCATGGGATGGAGCAGGCCTTCCCCGGCTTGCGCCTCGACTGGACGGTTTCCGACGAGGGGCGCCCCATCGCTTTACCGCAGCGCGACTCGTGGCTCTCCGAAGGAGCCAGGGATGGAGGCTTCCCTCTCTTGTGCAACGGTGACGAGAGCTTCCCTGTGATGATTTATGGGTTGCGAACACCCGCGCGCCAGGCGCCCGGCGGGCAGTCGTTGCTTGATGTCCATGCAGAGCTGCCACTGAACGAGGCTGTCATCGCGGTGGCAGTGGATGTGCTTGGAGGCGTGGCAGAAGGGGCCCGCGCGTTCTGGGGGCATGCGACGCCGTCTAGCGCGGGTGTCGAGCTCGCACGACAAACACGCGATCCCGTCCACAAGCCAGGGACTCCGCCCCGGGGGCTGCCAGCACTCAGTCTTCCAGAGAAGATCCGCTCGCCGGAGATTCCGCATCGCCTCGGATGGTTGAACTTCTGGTCTGCGGCTACCGCGCAGGCTCTCCGGTTCCCGGACCCGACCCGTGACGCCGAGCTGCTTACGCGGTCCAGGCGCACGGCGACGGGTGGATGGGTCGTACAGCTCACCGACACGCCACTCGACCTGGACAACCCTGCTCACTTGGATGCGCTCAAGCGCGCCTACGAGCGCTTTCCTGAAATCGGCGGACGCGCGGCGCCTAGACCTTGA
- a CDS encoding DUF6310 domain-containing protein: MGIGFCVLAAPEIAVGAVIVLGTVVVAVAIREALDAYELRHAYPEEAGPSRGTKLSSRDTEAQRKPKLEPEPAGQDWQPPVPPVPVDRTGRASCEPVPMPHAGGDDPHNECADWFPPNRYPGKDVLVGGVRFDALQVGVRVLWEIKTDQFDTYNAFLRGQVIKGQAAKMREERDIALSCGYRFAVGVSTEAHREALEREAPELEIVVTGCRR, translated from the coding sequence GTGGGAATCGGATTCTGCGTGCTGGCGGCTCCCGAGATTGCCGTGGGGGCCGTGATCGTGCTGGGCACGGTGGTGGTCGCCGTCGCCATCAGAGAAGCACTGGATGCATACGAACTCCGCCACGCCTACCCCGAGGAAGCAGGGCCCTCTCGAGGAACGAAGCTGTCCTCCCGGGACACTGAAGCCCAACGCAAGCCCAAGCTCGAGCCCGAGCCCGCGGGGCAAGACTGGCAGCCCCCCGTGCCGCCTGTGCCTGTGGACCGGACAGGCCGAGCCAGCTGTGAGCCTGTTCCAATGCCTCACGCAGGTGGGGACGACCCACACAATGAGTGCGCCGACTGGTTTCCGCCGAACCGCTACCCCGGCAAGGACGTGCTCGTTGGCGGCGTGCGCTTCGATGCGCTGCAAGTCGGCGTGCGCGTGCTGTGGGAGATCAAGACCGACCAGTTCGACACGTACAATGCCTTTCTCCGCGGGCAGGTCATCAAAGGGCAAGCAGCCAAGATGCGGGAAGAGCGAGACATCGCGCTGTCATGTGGATATCGCTTCGCCGTTGGGGTGAGCACCGAAGCGCACAGAGAAGCACTTGAGCGTGAGGCGCCCGAGCTGGAGATCGTCGTCACGGGGTGCAGGCGATGA
- a CDS encoding histone deacetylase family protein, with the protein MTATLLLTDPLFLQHDAGEGHPESPARLRRILQVLSRNPVAGTVMAQPRSATDAELLSVHTPAHLEALQKLSGRVERIDEDTAVSPDSIDAARLAAGAAVQAVEAVMAGQAKNAFALVRPPGHHAEPDRAMGFCLFNNVAIAAEAGRRRGAERVLVLDWDVHHGNGTQAAFWGRRDVLYQSVHQFPYYPGSGAAPEVGRGEGQGFTVNCGLPGGNTDADYGMVFEDLLLPVAQAYRPDLVLVSAGFDPHRDDPIGGMDVTERGFAAMCTAMRELAEEVSDGKLVLVLEGGYSLEGLSNSAHACIEVLAGRDDRFPSGDVNADARRALAASRQALLPYWASVR; encoded by the coding sequence ATGACCGCGACGCTGCTCCTCACCGACCCGCTCTTCCTCCAGCACGACGCGGGCGAGGGCCACCCGGAGTCACCCGCCCGCTTGCGGCGCATCCTCCAGGTCCTGTCACGAAACCCCGTGGCGGGCACGGTGATGGCCCAGCCCCGCTCCGCCACGGACGCGGAGCTGCTGTCGGTGCACACGCCCGCGCACCTGGAGGCCCTGCAGAAGCTGAGCGGCCGCGTCGAGCGCATCGACGAGGACACCGCCGTGTCCCCCGACAGCATCGACGCGGCGCGGCTGGCGGCGGGCGCGGCGGTGCAGGCCGTGGAGGCGGTGATGGCGGGACAGGCGAAGAACGCCTTCGCGCTGGTGCGGCCACCCGGGCACCACGCGGAGCCGGACCGGGCGATGGGCTTCTGCCTCTTCAACAATGTCGCCATCGCGGCGGAGGCCGGACGGCGGCGCGGGGCCGAGCGCGTGCTGGTGTTGGACTGGGACGTCCACCACGGAAACGGCACCCAGGCGGCCTTCTGGGGGCGCCGCGACGTGCTCTACCAGTCCGTGCACCAGTTCCCCTACTACCCGGGCAGCGGCGCGGCGCCGGAGGTGGGCCGGGGCGAGGGCCAGGGCTTCACCGTCAACTGCGGCCTGCCCGGCGGCAACACCGACGCCGACTACGGCATGGTCTTCGAGGACCTGCTGCTGCCCGTGGCGCAGGCGTACCGGCCCGACCTGGTGCTGGTGTCCGCGGGGTTCGACCCGCACCGCGACGACCCGATTGGCGGCATGGACGTCACCGAGCGCGGCTTCGCGGCGATGTGCACCGCCATGCGCGAGCTGGCGGAGGAGGTGTCCGACGGCAAGCTGGTGCTGGTGCTGGAGGGAGGCTACTCGCTGGAGGGCCTGTCGAACTCCGCGCACGCTTGCATTGAAGTGCTGGCGGGGCGCGACGACCGCTTCCCCTCTGGCGACGTCAACGCGGACGCGCGCCGCGCGCTGGCCGCGAGCCGTCAGGCGCTGTTGCCGTACTGGGCCAGCGTGCGCTGA